In the Telopea speciosissima isolate NSW1024214 ecotype Mountain lineage chromosome 2, Tspe_v1, whole genome shotgun sequence genome, one interval contains:
- the LOC122651609 gene encoding protein ALUMINUM SENSITIVE 3-like — protein MDIDWVDFLKGMVKPLMATAVVLMAVVLSMVQKLGLATEMVYSIVRAFIQLSVIGFVLQFIFNQKNGGWIIAAYLFMVSVAGYTAGQRAKHVPRGKFIAGASILVGTAITMFLLIVLNVFPFTPRYIIPVAGMMVGNSMTVTGVTMKRLRDDIRIQKNLVETALALGATPRQATHQQVKRALILALSPVLDNAKTVGLISLPGAMTGLIMGGASPLEAIQLQIVVMNMLIGASTVSSIMSTYLCWPTFFSKTYQLESKVFNAE, from the exons ATGGATATCGATTGGGTTGATTTCCTCAAAGGTATGGTGAAACCGCTTATGGCCACTGCAGTAGTTTTAATGGCCGTGGTTCTGTCGATGGTTCAGAAGCTTGGGTTGGCTACGGAAATGGTCTATTCAATTGTTAGGGCTTTTATTCAGTTGTCTGTGATCGGATTCGTGCTTCAGTTCATTTTCAATCAGAAGAATGGTGGTTGGATTATCGCAGCTTACTTGTTCATG GTCTCTGTTGCTGGTTACACTGCAGGCCAACGTGCAAAACACGTTCCACGTGGGAAGTTCATTGCTGGTGCATCCATTCTTGTTGGAACGGCAATTACCATGTTCTTGCTTATTGTGCTGAATGTTTTCCCTTTCACACCACGGTACATCATCCCTGTTGCAGGCATGATGGTTGGTAATTCCATGACCGTAACTGGTGTAACAATGAAGCGACTCCGAGATGACATCAGGATCCAAAAGAACCTG GTGGAAACAGCATTGGCCCTTGGAGCAACCCCACGACAAGCTACACATCAGCAAGTAAAGAGGGCTTTGATTCTTGCACTCTCTCCTGTTTTAGACAATGCAAAGACTGTGGGCCTGATCTCACTTCCTGGTGCAATGACTGGTCTTATAATGGGGGGAGCTTCCCCTTTGGAGGCCATTCAGTTGCAGATTGTGGTGATGAACATGCTCATTGGGGCATCAACTGTCAGTAGCATTATGTCGACATACCTCTGTTGGCCCACCTTCTTCTCCAAAACATACCAGTTGGAGTCTAAGGTCTTCAATGCAGAGTAG